From one Tetragenococcus osmophilus genomic stretch:
- a CDS encoding hydroxymethylglutaryl-CoA synthase, with amino-acid sequence MNVGIDKLSFFIPSYYIDMTELANARGVDPAKFHIGIGQDQMAINPKTQDIVTFAANAAQHILNTDDLAQIDMIIVATESGIDESKASAVILHRLLGIQPFARSFEIKEACYGATAGLQFAKEHVTLHPDKKVLVIASDIAKYGLASGGEPTQGAGAVAMLISAEARILAFENDNIMLTQDIYDFWRPVGYDFPLVDGPLSNETYIQSFQKVWKENIQKNHTSLSDYAALVFHIPYTKMGKKALNSILEDVPESEKSRLLTRYEQSTIYSRKTGNMYTGSLYLGLISLLENEENLQTNKRIGLFSYGSGSVAEFFSMRLVEGYQQHLLSDLHKKQFEQRTKLSIAEYESMFSDQLHIDTDNEFSDPTPYSISQISNTIRYYHE; translated from the coding sequence ATGAACGTCGGTATTGATAAACTTAGTTTTTTTATCCCTTCTTATTACATTGACATGACTGAACTTGCGAATGCTCGAGGAGTCGATCCTGCTAAATTTCATATTGGTATTGGTCAAGATCAAATGGCTATAAATCCTAAAACACAAGATATTGTTACTTTCGCGGCAAATGCAGCCCAACATATTTTAAACACTGACGATTTAGCTCAAATCGATATGATTATTGTAGCTACTGAATCTGGGATCGATGAGTCTAAAGCTTCAGCAGTTATATTGCACCGCCTTTTAGGTATTCAACCTTTTGCCCGCTCATTTGAAATTAAAGAAGCTTGCTATGGAGCGACAGCGGGTCTACAATTTGCCAAAGAACATGTTACTCTACATCCTGATAAAAAAGTACTGGTCATTGCCAGTGACATCGCAAAATACGGTCTAGCTTCTGGTGGCGAGCCAACTCAAGGTGCTGGCGCTGTAGCAATGTTAATAAGCGCTGAGGCTAGAATCCTAGCTTTTGAAAATGATAATATCATGTTAACGCAAGATATTTATGACTTTTGGCGTCCGGTTGGTTATGATTTTCCTTTAGTCGATGGGCCGCTTTCAAACGAAACTTATATCCAATCTTTTCAGAAAGTTTGGAAAGAAAATATTCAAAAAAATCATACTTCGCTTTCTGACTATGCCGCACTTGTTTTCCATATTCCTTATACAAAAATGGGAAAAAAGGCTTTAAACTCCATTTTAGAAGATGTTCCCGAAAGCGAAAAAAGTCGTTTGCTTACACGTTATGAACAAAGTACAATTTATAGCAGAAAAACTGGTAATATGTATACCGGCTCATTATATCTTGGTTTGATATCTCTTCTAGAAAATGAGGAAAACCTACAAACAAATAAGCGAATCGGATTATTCAGCTATGGATCTGGTTCAGTGGCAGAATTTTTTAGTATGCGTTTGGTTGAAGGTTATCAACAACACTTGCTCTCGGATTTGCATAAAAAACAATTCGAGCAGCGCACCAAATTATCAATTGCAGAGTATGAGTCTATGTTTTCTGATCAATTACATATAGATACTGATAATGAATTTAGCGATCCAACGCCTTATAGTATCAGCCAAATTAGCAATACAATTCGTTATTACCATGAATAA
- a CDS encoding DUF2255 family protein, translating to MSGWTKEELEAISKDDNLYISIPNEDGTMHKPTWIWIAQAGDDLYCRGYAGTSARWYQSAKREGEGHISVGGVEKDVRFEFPTDKETNDQVDEGYRQKYEGSPYLPPMINERARQATVRLIPKS from the coding sequence ATGAGTGGATGGACAAAAGAGGAATTAGAAGCTATTTCTAAAGATGATAATCTCTATATATCGATCCCAAATGAAGATGGGACAATGCACAAACCTACTTGGATTTGGATCGCTCAAGCCGGGGATGATTTATATTGTCGTGGATATGCCGGAACTTCTGCACGCTGGTATCAATCAGCTAAAAGAGAAGGAGAAGGACATATTTCTGTAGGCGGTGTAGAAAAAGACGTTCGTTTCGAGTTTCCTACAGATAAAGAAACCAATGATCAAGTGGATGAAGGTTACCGTCAAAAATATGAAGGTAGTCCTTATTTGCCACCTATGATTAATGAGCGAGCTCGACAAGCAACGGTGCGGCTCATTCCAAAAAGCTAG
- a CDS encoding aldo/keto reductase, which produces MSVLTEEYTLSNGVKIPKIGFGTWLVDDDKVIEPVKDAINAGYRHIDTAQAYENEHGVGEGIRNSGVAREDIFVTTKLAAEIKSYEEAVKAINQSLEKMGVDYLDMMIIHSPQPWNDFKNGEHYFEGNLEAWRAMEEAYNDGKIRAIGVSNFDQEDLENILENGTVKPVVNQVLAHVSNTPFNLIEYCQKNDILVEAYSPVAHGEILNNQEIQDMAEKYNTSAAQLCIKYCLQLGLLPLPKSENPDHIRSNADLDFDISAEDLNKLKQMDRIKDYGDSSGFPVFEQDQD; this is translated from the coding sequence ATGAGCGTTTTAACAGAAGAATATACTTTATCTAATGGAGTGAAAATTCCTAAAATTGGTTTTGGTACTTGGCTAGTAGACGATGACAAGGTCATAGAACCGGTAAAAGATGCAATCAACGCAGGCTACCGTCATATCGATACGGCCCAAGCTTATGAAAATGAACATGGTGTAGGCGAAGGGATCCGTAATTCAGGCGTAGCGCGTGAAGATATTTTTGTCACAACAAAATTGGCCGCTGAGATCAAATCATATGAGGAAGCTGTGAAAGCTATTAATCAATCACTAGAAAAAATGGGCGTTGATTACTTAGATATGATGATTATTCATAGTCCACAACCTTGGAATGATTTTAAAAATGGCGAACACTATTTTGAAGGCAACTTAGAAGCTTGGCGTGCGATGGAAGAAGCATACAATGACGGTAAGATTCGCGCCATTGGGGTTTCTAACTTTGACCAAGAAGATTTAGAAAACATTTTAGAAAATGGTACGGTAAAACCAGTGGTCAACCAAGTTCTTGCTCACGTAAGCAATACACCTTTTAACTTAATTGAGTATTGTCAAAAAAATGATATTTTAGTAGAAGCATACTCTCCAGTTGCTCATGGGGAAATATTAAATAATCAAGAGATTCAAGATATGGCCGAAAAATACAATACGAGTGCAGCGCAATTGTGTATTAAGTATTGTTTACAATTAGGTCTATTACCTTTACCTAAATCAGAAAATCCGGATCATATTCGCAGTAATGCTGATTTAGATTTTGACATTTCGGCAGAAGACCTAAATAAATTAAAACAAATGGATCGTATTAAAGATTACGGTGATTCTAGTGGTTTTCCGGTATTTGAACAAGATCAAGACTAA
- a CDS encoding MerR family transcriptional regulator yields MKISEVAEQIGVTTVTLRYYERVGLVPPIERKNNVRVYKQADLNWIEFIKCMRDAGLSVDSLSKYTSLYQLGNETIEDRKDILVAERESLEKKYLEMGNTLQRLNQKIEDYDNGKFFQPENCS; encoded by the coding sequence ATGAAGATTTCCGAAGTTGCTGAACAAATTGGTGTGACAACAGTTACCTTAAGGTATTATGAAAGAGTAGGGTTAGTTCCACCTATTGAACGTAAAAACAATGTACGAGTATACAAACAAGCAGATTTAAATTGGATTGAATTTATCAAATGTATGCGTGATGCTGGATTATCCGTGGACTCGCTTAGCAAATATACCTCTCTTTATCAATTGGGAAATGAAACGATTGAGGACAGGAAAGATATTTTGGTTGCCGAACGAGAAAGTTTAGAAAAGAAGTATTTGGAAATGGGAAATACTTTGCAACGTTTAAATCAAAAAATTGAAGACTATGACAATGGGAAATTTTTTCAGCCTGAAAATTGTTCTTAA